Below is a genomic region from Acinetobacter tibetensis.
GTAGGTATAAATAAAATTTAACTAATACGCAGCTATGGAAAACTATTCAATTTGAAAAGACTATTTGATAGAATAATGCCGGCTGGTTTTTGTTAGTCGATTTATTTTAAAACTCTGTTGCTTTAACTTGCTTCAATTATTTAAGTTAACGCTTAAAGTTGTTGTTTTGTGTTATTTTTTTGTAAATGCTATAATTTGGCATTGATAATATTTCTTTCTTAATACTGCTAATTATGATGCAACTCCACATATCCCGCTTGAATATGAGTTCGGTTGATCAAGAATTACCAGCTATAGAAAAAATTCCTGCGATGCAACGTCGACGCTTATCACATCTCGCAAAACTGGCGTTGAACAGTGCAATGCAGACTTTAGACACCTGCAATGTCGATTATATTGTTTGGGTGTCGCAATATGGCGATGAAGCAAAAACACTAAATATTTTAGAAGATGTGTTAAGCGAGCAAACCCCTTCACCGACTCAATTTTCAACGTCGGTACATAATGCAATTTCAGGCCTCTATTCTATTTTATGTCAGGATACGACACCTGCGACCAGTTTAGCGGGTTCGTGGAATGATGGGCTGATTGAAGCCTATGCGTGGTTAAAAACAATGCCCGAAGC
It encodes:
- a CDS encoding beta-ketoacyl synthase chain length factor; the encoded protein is MMQLHISRLNMSSVDQELPAIEKIPAMQRRRLSHLAKLALNSAMQTLDTCNVDYIVWVSQYGDEAKTLNILEDVLSEQTPSPTQFSTSVHNAISGLYSILCQDTTPATSLAGSWNDGLIEAYAWLKTMPEARQVLLVYYDEALPEMYIEHQPFAAFAMAAMISLAPANLMLTPKHTDSTPAYQQALAFNAFWANPEQTESEAWTKC